In the Sorghum bicolor cultivar BTx623 chromosome 4, Sorghum_bicolor_NCBIv3, whole genome shotgun sequence genome, AGCAATTCTCCTGTCTTACTATTTAGCAATGTTACTACATTTTACCTATCATTACTCATGCTTACCGGAATTCTTGGAGTAGATGTGCAATGCACAGAAGGATTAGTGCTCTGGCGTGATAGTTCAAGGCTAATTAATGATGAATTATATGGAGGTTATTACCAAGGGAATAATAACCATAAGTTTGATGCAATTGCTGCAGGTCATATTTTTGAACCTTTGTGCTTTCAATCAGTTACTCTAACTACTGCTCATTGGCATCTAATATGTGGTTCATCTACGTGATGCAGCATATGATTTCTTAAGTTCTGATCAGAGCAACTTCAACCTGGCCATCTCATACAACTCCACAAAGAACTATGATTTTTATGATGAATCAGACCAATCTGTCCCTGTGCTTAATAATCAAGCAGGTCCAGTGCAAACAGCTAATTCGGATCAAGTCCCACGATTAGCTAATATGGTATCGCTTTTCCTAGTTGAGATAAATAATAGTATATCTCtttggaaaacttttctttagtttCTTTCATTGGAACCCCTTTGTTCTCTAAACATTTTGTCCATTCTCATATGCTTCTTGATTTTATTTTATAGTGACTTTGTTCATGCACTACTACTCTCTTTGTTGTCAAACTATTCGTGGCACCCTTTTATCATTGTTTTACACTTTATAGAGTTTCCATTTTTCAGGCCTCAAATGCATACCTTCATTTAAAGGGTAATGGTCTCAAGATGTCATTTGAATTTGTGAAAGACATGCCTAGAGCAGCTCTACCAGCTGTACACAATGACCAGTTTGATCTGGCTCCATATATAGGGCAGCTACCTTTTGTATGGACTATGGAGCTTCTTTTTCCGGTACGACATGCCTTTGTAGATTCTTTTTGTATAGCCAATAAGAATTGGATGATCTGATATGTTTTGGTGTCACTGGAAGAAGCATACAAATGTGGTTAATTATAAATATTTTCTCGTGAACTGGTGAGTTGGTTCTGCAGGTAATTTTGACAAACCTTGTATACGAGAGACAAAATAAGCTAAGGATAATGATGAAGATGCATGGTCTTGGAGATTTACCGTATTGGACTATATCCTATTTCTATTTTCTACTATTGTCGCTGCTTTATGTGCTGTCCTTCATGCTATTTGGTTCTGCCCTTGGTAAGATACATTACTTTTAATACTAGGAATGTACTTTATAATAGTCAAAATGAAACATAGGTTGGACTTATAGTGGTTCTGATCATGAGGGATCTTGGCTTCTCTTTATACAAAATTATTTTACTTTTTATGCTAATTTTAATGAAAGGGAAAGGAGCCTCATGGTACTATTATGAATTGGAAGCAAACCTAATGATACTTCAATTTCTATGTTCAGGTTTAACATTCTTCCGCCAGAACAACTATGGCGTGCAGTTCGTATTCTTTTTTGCTTACATGAACTTGCAAATTTCATTTGCATTTCTTATGACAACATACTTCTCTAGTGTGAGGACAGCTACTGGTATGCTTCTGTTAATGTGTGCATTATATCCATTTTATCAGATAGTATGAAGTATCTTCTTTACTGAACTAATTATCTGGCATCTTTCATGCAGTGACAGGATATTTGTACATATTTGTGTCTGGCCTTTTGTCACAATTTATATTCAGATACTATGTTGAAGATGCTAACCTCTCAAGTATGTACAAAGATCACTAGCTGTATCTTAATGAAGTCGATATGCACGACATTAGTCATCTTCTTTTTTATGTAAGTTTTTTTCGTTAATTCTAATAAGTTGCATGGAAATTTTGTGTTTTCTCATTTCAAGGAAGCTGGATCACACTTATGGAACTTTTACCTGCATTTTCCTTATACCGAATTGTCTATGAATTCTCGCGATTTGAATGGCTTGGAAATTATATGGCCTTCTCGGGGATTCAATGGACTGATATGACTAATCCAGAGAATGGATTAGCAGGTGTGCTTACCATTATGGTACTAGAATGGTTCGTAttccttttatttacattctatTTGGACCGTTTTTGTTCCTTCAAAGACGGAATGAGAAAAGCAGCAGTATTTGTTCGCTCCCGCATAAATGGGAACCATGTTGAAACTGCTCAGCAGCAGAACATACAACTTCAGGAGTTCAGAGCTTCCGTTGAAATGGAGAGAACAGATGTCATCAAAGAGGTGTGCTCTGCTCTATTCTTTGGTACACTCCAATCAGTTTCATACTGCTCCaggagtatttttttctttgttttttagAAAGAGCTTTAGGAGTCTGTTGATAGAATTAGTCAGGAGTTTAAACTACacaatgtactccctccgtataggaTTTAAAAGTCGTTTATAACAGTGATACggtctccaaaacacaactttgacctgttatttttataaaaatatttaggaaaaaataatatatgtatacttttataaaaaaaaatcaagacaaacctattcatataattttcacatttgcaaactcaacaatttaaaagttgtcgatgatttatattctcaatgtttaacccaaactttgtccaaaacgacttctaaatcctatatggagggagtactacctAAAAGTTACACTTAACATTATTTTTAGGTTAGTGGTTATTAAAGTAACCTTATGAAGAGAAAATACTAAAACTATAGGAGACATGTTCAAAAATTTATGGGACTTGATAAAATTAGGTGCTTTGAAATACCACAGCTTGAAATATAGAATCAGATTAATCTATATTCAAAGTCAGTTGTGAAGCAGTGCACATCAATTTATTGTTTTCATTTTTTTCAGAGAGAGATAGTTGGACATATATCAGAAGAATCTCGCAGAAGCTATTCAGTCATATGCGACAATCTTGAGAAAGTGTACCGTGGAAAAGATGGAAATGCAAATAAAATTGCAGTTAGAGGGATATCCATTTCTATGTCACGTGGTCAGTGTTTTGGTGTTCTTGGTCCAAATGGTGCGGGAAAGACCACTATGATTAACATGGTAAGTTCAATAGATTTGGATACAATAGGTTATGCTATGTAAGTATAGGTCAATCTCTCTATTTAGAGAAGGTGGTTAATGACTGCAATATTATGCATTCCTTCAAATCTAAGAAAAAAGTTTTGGTGTTCGTGTAGTAATAAAACTGAACTCCAGAGTTCGCATCCTATATATTTTAGCTTTTGTAAATGTCCATCAGCTATACTGATTATCATGTTTTGAGTACTCTCTTAACCTGTCAACAGCTGACTGGGTTTTGTAAACCTACCTCTGGCACCGCATACATTGAAGGGATGGACGTACGCTTCGACATGGACAGAATATATACAGGAATTGGTGTTTGTCCACAGGATGAGTAAACTACTCTGTCTCACTCAGATGTTTCTGAACCAGTTTTTCCAGGTTAGCTTATTTAGTTGCGAACTTGTGATGACTTTCCTCTTTTCTGGATGATCTGATGCAGCTTGCTATGGGAAAACCTGACTGGTCGCGAGCATTTGTTGTTCTATGGCAGGCTTAAGAAATTAAAGGGTGCAGCATTAGTTGAGGTATTATTTGACCTGACTGCTCTGATATTGTGCTGGGTTATTTTGATGTTTTTCTTTCTGTCATTATTGATCATTTGAAGTACTATCAAGAATAGATGAATGGAACTAAAATATTAGTCAGTGTAGTCTGTAGTGTTATTTCCAGGCAAGAATCATCTCTTGTTTGTGGGTTCTACTACTCTTGTACAAATCAAAAATCATTCAAGCTTGATCTACAATCCAATAAAAATTTATCTGGTTGCAGAACCAAATCATTGTACAGTAGAAGCTACTAAAAGCATCATAGGATGTTCCCCTTACTTCCAGGCTATTGAACAATCTTTGAGAAGCATGCACTTGCTTGCCGGTGGTGTTCCTGATAAACTCGTTGGAAAGTACAGTGGTGGTATGAAACGTCGTCTCAGTGTTGCTATCTCTCTAATTGGTGATCCTAAGGTATTTTTATTTATCAACTGATCGAAATCATGATTTAAGGAACACCTGGTATTCGTGCAAGACTGcaagtataagtataaataaatatgtttGTGGAATGCTTTTTTATATAGGTTGTTTATATGGATGAACCAAGCTCTGGCTTGGATCCAGCATCAAGGAAAAACTTGTGGAAGGCTGTCAAGTCTGCGAAACAGGATAGGACAATAATTCTCACAAGTACAGTATTTGACTTTCACCTTCCATCATGGGATTGACAACATAATCAGATGGTGAAAACATTGCTTGAATCTATCTATTTTCAGCGCACTCGATGGAAGAGGCTGATGTCTTGTGCGACCGGATCGGAATCATCGCAAATGGTAGCCTGCAGTGCATTGGGAGCTCCAAAGAGGTACACTACACAATTGATCAGATTGCAAATTTTCAGACAGTAGCAACCAGTGACCAGAAATTCTGACATGGCCATCGTTCCTATTTCTTGTTTCTAGCTGAAAGACAGGTATGGAGGCTCATGCGTGCTGACAGTAACAACTCCggccggcgaggaggaggaggaggaggtcgagAGGCTGGTGCAGTCCATCTCGCCCGCGGCCAACCGGGTGTACCGCGTCTCGGGAACGCAGAAGTTCGAGATGCCGAAGCAGGGGATGAAGATCTCCGTGGTTTTCGGGGCCATGGAGCAGGCGAAGAGCAGCCTGCACATCCTCGCCTGGGGCCTCGCTGATACGACGCTGGAAGACGTCTTCGTCAGAGTGGCCAAGCAGAGTGACATGTCCACTGTGACCTGATGACAGACTGATCCGTCCCTGGTGTGCTGCATATGCGTTGTCTGAATTCTCTGAAACCGGTAGTATATGATCAATCATGCACGAACATATAGtctgtagctagctacaaaatatatactaatttacgataatatgtatacatatttacgaTAGTCGGGTTACATAACACATGGAGATATTTACcgtaattgtatagtaaattacttAGTAAGAGTTACTATAATCTTataaattaatatagtaattatcgtaactcaaagtgactacaaaataagttattttgtagccagctaCAAAGTAATTACCgtaatgctatatatatatgaatcacTATATATGAGATTCCACTGAGCTTGTTTGTAAGTCTTGAGTGAAATTGGTTGGGTTTAGACGATCAACGCTGACACAGATTTGACACAGATTCCAC is a window encoding:
- the LOC8071674 gene encoding ABC transporter A family member 8, whose amino-acid sequence is MGASRLEQTNALFRKNLVIQRRACKTNCCLIMFPLLFCSVIGGLQIAINRASASSRGEDGGATPATHLDCSCSNVSVDENAMGGIECPYAYAYQCPLPRAPKQPPFLKIPFAKYRAVQDGLFPYTDLPDASCRVDESCAATFLVTGSNHSFVESVIDNIFPAQNSSVNLSADISALSDFVLADYGGSFLQNKCFPNLTLSYPVQHGNRTVSQDVQCTEGLVLWRDSSRLINDELYGGYYQGNNNHKFDAIAAAYDFLSSDQSNFNLAISYNSTKNYDFYDESDQSVPVLNNQAGPVQTANSDQVPRLANMASNAYLHLKGNGLKMSFEFVKDMPRAALPAVHNDQFDLAPYIGQLPFVWTMELLFPVILTNLVYERQNKLRIMMKMHGLGDLPYWTISYFYFLLLSLLYVLSFMLFGSALGLTFFRQNNYGVQFVFFFAYMNLQISFAFLMTTYFSSVRTATVTGYLYIFVSGLLSQFIFRYYVEDANLSRSWITLMELLPAFSLYRIVYEFSRFEWLGNYMAFSGIQWTDMTNPENGLAGVLTIMVLEWFVFLLFTFYLDRFCSFKDGMRKAAVFVRSRINGNHVETAQQQNIQLQEFRASVEMERTDVIKEREIVGHISEESRRSYSVICDNLEKVYRGKDGNANKIAVRGISISMSRGQCFGVLGPNGAGKTTMINMLTGFCKPTSGTAYIEGMDVRFDMDRIYTGIGVCPQDDLLWENLTGREHLLFYGRLKKLKGAALVEAIEQSLRSMHLLAGGVPDKLVGKYSGGMKRRLSVAISLIGDPKVVYMDEPSSGLDPASRKNLWKAVKSAKQDRTIILTTHSMEEADVLCDRIGIIANGSLQCIGSSKELKDRYGGSCVLTVTTPAGEEEEEEVERLVQSISPAANRVYRVSGTQKFEMPKQGMKISVVFGAMEQAKSSLHILAWGLADTTLEDVFVRVAKQSDMSTVT